In Oryza sativa Japonica Group chromosome 1, ASM3414082v1, the genomic stretch AAACGAGTTTCCTCATCAGTATTGACTCCGGTTTTAGCTAACGTGGCGCATACATGGATCATTTGACTAGTTTTTCGTTGCCACGTGGCATTAACATAGTGTTTGCATGGCAATTCAAtgcggaaaaataataaaatatgtggggcccacatatcggttacacaaacaaaacaaaaaaacaagtgGGCCCATGTGGCCACACATGTCATCATCACtacttccctcttctctctatatttctagttttcttttcctttttgttttttcttgctTCTTCCCCGATGGCATCCGGCGGCTAGCCGTGAGCagcaaagagaagggcggccaatgggagcgccgcgccgccggagtgGGAGATGTCACGTGGAGGTCGGTGTTGGTGTCAGCCATGGAGCGCGCAAGCTCGGTGGCAAAGATGAAGCCGTTGTCATCGCGGTCAAAGGCCCTTCCTGTCAACGATGTCATCGCCGCTACCGACCTCCCAACCCCCTCACCAGCCTCGCCAAGAGGAGGTCGAGCGAGTGGATCCGCGACGATTAGGTGTGAATTTTTTGCGCGTGACGTGTGTGAAAATTTCTTTCTAGCAATTTTTCCCTTCATGCATAAATTTCAGGATGATCCGATGATCACAAATCTAAAAGTTTCGAGGGTAAAAAACTTGCGAAAGTTTTCTAGCAATATATGGACCGCCATAAAGTATATGGGTCGAAACCTTTATTCTCATCTCTAACCTaccccgtcccaaaaaaaaaagactaacccTAGTATGTGTCCGGATTTGTTTGCTAGGATtgggttttttatgggacggaacAGTAAAAACTTTGCAACCATGTACCTCTACTAGTGAAAGTATTCAGAGGGAGACATATCACGGCGTGACAAAACCGACAAGTATTCATGTACTATCTTTTGAAAATAACTTTATTCTTTTAGACATTGTTATTATCGTTTCCCGGCTTGAATCCAACCAGTAATACGCTGAAATATCCTAGACTTGATTTGTGGTACAGATTCACTGAACCTGGACTAGGTTGTCTGGCTAGCAACAACAGGGAAAGTTCAGTGTATCTATGACCTGTGACAGTGAAGACCAGAAGCTAGACTTCTTTTGATGCTTATGCTTTGCCGGCAAGTCTCTTTTGCCCGTTTTCTGTGGTAAGTAGGAGTACAAAATTCTATTAATGCTTATTTTACGTTACAATTCCATTAATTTTAGTAGCGAAAAAGATTAGTCCTGATAATAAACATTGTTTGATGTAAACCCAGCTGGTACAGTACTGTACTACTGCTACCacctttatcctaaaatatagaaTGAGACTCACTATtggactatgaatctggatatacttTATGTCCGTATTCATAGTCGATAGGTCTCATCGTTACTATATTTTGagtcggagggagtatttttgaAAGGATCCCTCCTGGTACTTCTGTTTTCACTGAAGAGGTTGGTACGTTTGCTAGCTAACTGCTGTGTGCAAAGGAATTGGATACGAGGTACTGGAATTCCGCTTTCCTGAAAGTATAGAAAAGGTGCGCATTATTGGAGGATAATCTATCTcgtatctgtttttttttttggcaaagaaTACAAATATTGCCTTCATACGCCACTGAATTTTTCCCAAAAATGTAAGCTGATTCATCATTCATCCACCATATCCATGGTGTGCAAGAATGCAAAGCGCAGGGATGTCCCAATCTGTGACATGTGCAGGCACTAGCACATCAAACGCAAGCTTAtccaacttaaaaaaaatggacacTAActcataatatttttattgagTTCTTAAAAAAACTCATAATATCGCAACGAAACCCGGACGCTTTACATGTGCATCACGTTGGACCGCCGTGATCTTAGAAACAGGGCCAAAGTTCTTCTGTACAGTACTACCGGTCTACTCCACGGTGTCACTGTCACCCCAGAAACCTAGTAAAAGGGAAGAACTGCCTTGTTTTAGTTTAGTGCTATTCTAACTTTGTCatttttgtattaaaaaaattgtcatttTTAGTAGCTATAGAAAGAATTTGGTTATTGCCAGAacttttggcaaaaaaaaaaaaaagattagccCTTCGTTTCGTTACTACCAAAGCTATACGTTATAGAATCAAATAAGTCAAATAATTAGCAATGCCAATGTCTTAGCTAACCAAGCAGACGGCTAATATTTGGAAATTATCTATGAATTTACCTAGTTTCATCGTCCAAAAATAACTTCGTAGCAATACAAAGATAAAATAATAAGAATGTTTTCTACtttgttcataggggtgagggTACGTTCGTTGTGAGTGTCtacgttgtactgtgtaattaatACAAAGATAAAATAATAAGAATGTTTTCTACTTTGTTTATAGGGGTGAGGGTACGTTCGTGTGAGTGTCtacgttgtactgtgtaattttttttaaaaatatactatatTAAAATTACAATTGATCCCACTGTATCGAGTTTAATTTATCCTTCATTTttactaacttttttttcttgtcatgTAACAAATTTTACCTGCAGTATGTCGGAAGTCAATCGTCGATTCGTCGACACGGCCCAGAAAAAGGGCCCAGCCCACACGGGGTAGCCCGACCGGCACGTGTCGGCGGCAGGTGCGTCGACCACCTCCCAGCCGGTTTCCCGTCCAGGTTCTTCCCCCCGTCGTCCGTGCTCCATGCTCCAAGCCGCATCCGCGTCTCTCGTCACGCCCACACCACCACCCACCAACCCTCCCCTTCCGTCTTCATCAATAGTAGTACGCCTCCcctaaaaacaaaacaaagagaAGTCCACCAcacatccccccccccccttcccctcctcacCTTCCCTTCTCCGGTTCTCAGATTCCACCCAATCCGCCGCTGCGTCGCGTGTGCTGTTCGGCGAAATTCCAAGCCCCAATTCCCCACATCTCATGGTTCTCTCTCCCATCGCCTCCGCCGACGTCGACCGCCTCCTTTGCTGCTGTCGCCGGTGTTGTTGCTGTCGCcggtgttgttgttgttgagggggtaacggtggtggtggtggtggtggtgaggggTTAGAGGGGCTAGGGTTGCGGATTTGCGGCCAATTGGTTGGGGGATTTCGAAGGGGGAATGGATCTCTCGCGGCCGGAATCGTCGGACCTGTCGCTGGGTTTCCACTCGCTCGGCCACGCCCGCGGGCACGCGGTCACGGGGCCGCTGCGGCTGTTCGATGACATGGAGGACGCCAAGCCGGAGAAgagcgtcggtggcggcggaggaggagggggaggaggaggcgaggaggaggatggggaggaAGGGGGCGACCAGCACTTCTCCCTCCTCGGCCACGCGCTCTGCGTCAAGCGTCCACGCCGCGCGCTctacggaggcggaggcggaggcggggcaggaggtggaggaggaggaggaggggaggcgtcctcctgctcgtcttcctcctcgtcgctgcACCCGGCGAAGCggcaggcgacggcggagcgcggcgcggatctggaggcccgccgcggcgccgtccgCGCGTGGGGCAACCAGGCGCTGGCGGAGGCCGACCCGGACGTGCACGCGCTGATGGAGCTCGAGCGCGACCGCCAGGTGCGCGGGATCGAGCTGATCGCGTCGGAGAACTTCGTCTGCCGCGCGGTGCTCGAGGCGCTCGGCAGCCACCTCACCAACAAGTACTCTGAGGGCCATCCCGGGGCTCGGTACTATGGCGGGAACCAGCACATCGACGGCATCGAGCGCCTCTGCCATgagcgcgccctcgccgccttcgGTCTCGACCCCGCCTGCTGGGGGGTCAACGTCCAGCCATACTCCTGCACCTCTGCAAACCTAGCTGTTTACACAGGTCTCCTCCTGCCCAAGGACCGTATCATGGGGCTCGAGCCGCCTTCCGGTGGCCATGTCAGCCACGGGTACTACACACCAAGTGGTAAGAAGGTGTCTGGAGCATCCATATTCTTCGAGAGCTTGTCGTACAAGGTGAATCCGCAGACTGGGTATATTGATTACGACAAGCTTGAGGAGCGGGCAATGGATTTCCACCCTAAGATTCTCATATGTGGTGGGAGCTCATACCCCAGGGAGTGGGATTTTGCACGGATGAGGCTCATTGCTGATAAGTGCGGTGCGGTGCTCATGTGCGATATGGCACATATCAGCGGGCTTGTTGCGGCCAAGGTAAATAACTACCATAAAGGATCATTTATTTATGTTGTATGAAATGTAGCAGAATTACTCAAATCACGACTGAAAAGCCTAGTTGTTAGTATGGTTTGCTGCTAGCTGCCCAGAAACGTGTTGAAGAAGAGTTTCAATCTTTGGCTACCTTCATTACCTGGCTATCTGTTAAGTCCTGTTGATTTGAACCATTCAACATCACAATGCAAGATTTTCTTTATCATGTTTCTAATGTGACGATTAGGCTGATACTATAGTCCTGATGAAACTATTTTGCAGTCAGTTATCAATGTATCGTATTCAAACTGAGTTTGAGCATAGTAATCATagaacatttttatttttagagaaCCTAAGGTTACATTTCTAGTCATGTTCACATAAGTTAAAGATAACTACTACAGAATTATATTTTCTGTGAGTCAACGTTGATCCATGCTAGTTCTGGGATTTTCCCCTGGTGATGGAAATCATGCTGATGAACTAAGTTACTAGCACATGTTATCGCTATTAACCACAATATTCAAACTGAGTTGATACTGTAGTCCTGAAGAAACTATTTTGCAGCTAGTTATGTATCATATTCAAACTGAGTTTGAACATAGTTTATCATAGAACATTTTGATCTTTAGGGAACCTAAGGCAGGAGTAACATTTCTAGTCATGTTTACATCTGTTAAAGATAACTATATAACTATATTTTCTGCGAGTCCACATCGATTCGTGCTAGCTTATGGGGTTTTCCCCTGGTGATGGAAATCATGCTGATGAACTAAGTTACTAGCATGTGTTATCGTTATTAACCGCAATATCTTATCAATATTCATTCCATTAAGAAACTGCAGTCTCCATGTACGTCTTACTGCTGTTTTAATATTAATACACAATATAATATTTTCAAAGCATTTTTCAATGTCATTTTTATATGGCAACTTGAGATAGTTTCACATATATGTTATGTCAAACTTTGAGAATGATGACTAGGTTATACATTTAGAAACATATAGAATAGCTTTTGTTAGAATTATCCTTAATCAGTTTGTTGCATTTTTCATGTTTGCTTAGATGCTACCTACACTTGCTACTCTTCAGAAATGTTTTATTTCCTTAATGTGTGGCATCATTGTGTGAAGCCGGGGGTCTGCCCCCTGAATCAAAATAAATAACTACAAAAGTTCTTAGTTGGTTCTACTGCTAAATCTAGCTAGTTCAATGTTCTTGATGTTCATATTGTAATAGTGATATTGTTGCATGCTCCTTACTGTTGCGAGATTCTTATTTATACAAGATGCTCATACTGTGGTTGCTGAGCATTTATTGACTACTGACAGTTTATTTCTTGTTAACTTTTGCAGGAATGCCGTAGTCCCTTTGATTACTGTGATGTGGTTACATCAACTACTCACAAGAATCTGAGAGGTCCTAGAGGTGGTATAATATTTTTCAGGAGAGGGAAAAACTTAAGGAGGCGTACTGGATCTTTTTCTCAAGCGGATGAGAATGATTATGACTTCGAGGACAGGATAAATTTTGCAGTTTTCCCTTCAATGCAAGGAGGACCCCATAATAATCATATTGCAGCCTTGGCGATAACTCTGAAGCAAGTAGCAACACCTGAATACAAAGCATACATCATACAAGTTAAGAAAAATGCCCAAGCTTTGGCATCAGCCTTACTCAGAAGAAAATGCAGATTGGTTACTGGTGGCACCGATAACCACTTGGTACTTTGGGACCTCAGAAATTTAGGCTTGACTGGTATAATTCTGCCTACTGTTTTCTTAATTAATCTGTTTGTAAACTTGTGATCAGGGGGTGTGTTAATTTCATAGTGGGTGCCTGGAAACTGAAATATCTCTGCTATGCTAATGTAGCTTAGCACTtagtttttggaaaaaaagtcTATACGTACTTAGTTTTTCTTATTAAATTCTTACTAACTCTGACGTGTGTCATGCTATGAGTACATCTAGTTATGTTATAACTTCCATCTAGATAAACGAAACGGTTGATATCATCGTTTGTAAgagttttgtaaaaaaaaatccattcttTAATTGCTTAAAGTCATGTCTCTAGTACTATTGCTCTTTGACACTTTATTTCTACAATTTAGATGTGGAAATGCATGTGGTTTCTAATGTATTGTGTTCAAATTTTTACAGGAAAGAACTTTGAGAAGGTCTGTGAGGCATGCCACATCTCCATAAATAAGATGCCGATATATGGGGATAATGGCTCAATATCTCCTGGGGGTGTTCGGATTGGTTAGTGCATACACCATGGCTGTTTTTTCTTACTGTTTTGTCATTTCTACATAAAACATAGACTATTGTATTCTACTTACTGTCATGTTACATACAGGAACACCTGCAATGACTACTAGAGGTTGCTTGGAAGATGACTTTGAGGTGATCGCAGATTTCCTCATCAGAGCCACCCAAATAGCTAGTAATCTTATGAAAGAACATGGAAAAATGCAGAAGGAATTCCTGAGAGGCCTacagaacaataaagatatcaTAGAACTCCGTAACCAGGTTGAGAATTTTGCATCGCAGTTTGCAATGCCAGGTTTTGATGTATGAGTGTGCATGTATGTGTACATATCTTGGTGaggttgtccagattcatcagGAATTAGCAACCGTTTCACTCTTTGCCGAAGTGTTTCTTTCAACAGGAGCAGAATAGGGAAAGatcgttttttcttttgttggaaATTGGTCTTGACTGAAGCTGTACATGCATACTTCTGAGTTGTCATTTATGTAACGTATTGAACCTTCATATAACGGCTTTGTATAGGAGATAATTTTCCTCCATGCGTAAGGATCTTAAATCTATTTTGTGTTTATGTCTAGCCTGAACTGTATTGATCCAGATGTTACAGGGTAGTTGTGATATCAGTAGCTGACTTACGTGCGCCCTGCCTGCATGTTGTTGTTGATAACCAGAAGCCCTGAACAACCAAGACATTACAGTGAGACTAGTAGTAACACTATCAGTATAGCACTGACGCATTGACAATAATGGCTGTCAAGATCTGACTATTTGTTGTACTGGAGTACTCCTACTCGCTAAACGCTGTAAGCCAAGCACAGTGCAGGTTGCATCATGGTACTCCCCTGTTCGCTGTATAGGGAGAAACCCATCATGAAGATTTGGTATAGCTGGCATGTTAGGTAGGagtaggagtaggagtagtagCAGCCTAATTCCGGTTGCAGCTGAGATGGGTTATCATCTCCTCTTTTGACCCTTGCCTGCCGCCTCCCTCGCTCGGTTTTGTTTTTGCCCGTACTTGACCATTGATACGCTTCTTTTCGGCCATGATTTGCTTCGCTCCGGTTTGTTGCCGATCCATGGACATCACATCGGTTTGCTCCGTTTTTCCTCCGTGCAAATGATGGTGTGCGGCGtccgatccatcgatcgatcgcccgaTCCGGGGGGCTTAAGGCGAAGAAAGCCACGACACAGGTCCTTTTCTTCAATGCGGAGCAGAAAGCGGCGCAGCTTCCAGCTGCCGTTCCAGAACCCCTTTAATCATTGCGACCATCTGCTCTGCTTCTTGGGACATCAATCCAATCAGACAAACACCAAAAGCCGGAGGAGTAGACTAGCAGGTCGCAGCTGCAGTCGCAGTGTGTGTTGTGTTTTACACTGATGGTGTTCAGTT encodes the following:
- the LOC4324773 gene encoding serine hydroxymethyltransferase 7, producing the protein MDLSRPESSDLSLGFHSLGHARGHAVTGPLRLFDDMEDAKPEKSVGGGGGGGGGGGEEEDGEEGGDQHFSLLGHALCVKRPRRALYGGGGGGGAGGGGGGGGEASSCSSSSSSLHPAKRQATAERGADLEARRGAVRAWGNQALAEADPDVHALMELERDRQVRGIELIASENFVCRAVLEALGSHLTNKYSEGHPGARYYGGNQHIDGIERLCHERALAAFGLDPACWGVNVQPYSCTSANLAVYTGLLLPKDRIMGLEPPSGGHVSHGYYTPSGKKVSGASIFFESLSYKVNPQTGYIDYDKLEERAMDFHPKILICGGSSYPREWDFARMRLIADKCGAVLMCDMAHISGLVAAKECRSPFDYCDVVTSTTHKNLRGPRGGIIFFRRGKNLRRRTGSFSQADENDYDFEDRINFAVFPSMQGGPHNNHIAALAITLKQVATPEYKAYIIQVKKNAQALASALLRRKCRLVTGGTDNHLVLWDLRNLGLTGKNFEKVCEACHISINKMPIYGDNGSISPGGVRIGTPAMTTRGCLEDDFEVIADFLIRATQIASNLMKEHGKMQKEFLRGLQNNKDIIELRNQVENFASQFAMPGFDV